A portion of the Carya illinoinensis cultivar Pawnee chromosome 11, C.illinoinensisPawnee_v1, whole genome shotgun sequence genome contains these proteins:
- the LOC122280411 gene encoding omega-hydroxypalmitate O-feruloyl transferase-like isoform X2, translating into MENAGNSSFQLRVKQEEPTLVTPAEETEKHLYFLSNLDQNIAVAVRTIYCFKSDGKGNEEAAKVIKEALSKVLVHYYPLAGRLTISSEGKLIVDCTGEGAVFVEAEADCRIEEIGGNTKPDPITLGKLVYDIPGAKNILEIPPLVVQVTKFKCGGFVLGLCMNHCMFDGISAMEFVNSWGETARGLSLNIPPFLDRSILKSRNPPKIESQHHEFAEIEDISDTNKVYKEEMLYSSFCFDPEQLKQLKEKAMEDGVLDKCTTFEALTAFVWRARTQSLRMQPDQKTKLLFAVDGRSRFEPPLPKGYSGNGIVLTNAICSAGEQLEHPLSFTVSLVQNAVNMITDSYMRSAIDYFEVTRARPSLAATLLVTTWSRLSFHTTDFGWGEPIFSGPVALPEKEVILFLSHGTERKSINVLLGLPASTMKIFEQLMHV; encoded by the exons ATGGAGAATGCTGGTAATAGCTCCTTTCAACTTCGTGTAAAGCAAGAAGAACCAACTCTGGTTACTCCTGCAGAGGAAACAGAGAAGCATCTGTACTTCCTCTCAAACCTGGACCAGAACATTGCAGTTGCAGTACGTACTATCTACTGCTTCAAATCAGATGGTAAGGGCAACGAGGAAGCTGCGAAAGTAATAAAGGAAGCCTTGTCAAAGGTTCTTGTTCACTACTACCCACTTGCGGGGCGGTTAACAATCAGCTCAGAAGGAAAGCTGATAGTGGATTGCACGGGGGAGGGTGCTGTTTTTGTTGAAGCCGAAGCAGACTGTAGAATAGAGGAGATTGGAGGCAATACAAAGCCTGATCCAATAACTCTTGGAAAGCTGGTTTATGACATTCCTGGTGCAAAGAACATACTTGAAATACCTCCTCTTGTGGTTCAG GTGACAAAGTTCAAATGTGGAGGTTTTGTTCTTGGGCTATGCATGAACCATTGTATGTTTGATGGAATTAGTGCCATGGAATTTGTGAACTCATGGGGTGAAACTGCAAGGGGCTTGTCCCTAAACATCCCGCCGTTTCTTGATAGAAGCATACTCAAATCCCGAAACCCACCAAAGATAGAGTCTCAGCACCATGAATTTGCCGAGATTGAAGATATATCAGACACCAACAAAGTTTACAAAGAAGAAATGCTTTATAGTTCCTTCTGTTTTGACCCCGAACAGCTTAAACAACTCAAGGAAAAAGCCATGGAAGATGGGGTTCTAGACAAGTGCACAACATTTGAAGCCCTTACAGCTTTCGTCTGGAGGGCTCGAACTCAATCATTAAGAATGCAACCAGATCAAAAGACAAAGCTTCTCTTTGCTGTTGATGGGCGGTCTAGATTTGAGCCTCCATTACCAAAAGGGTACTCTGGCAATGGGATTGTGTTAACTAATGCAATATGTAGTGCAGGTGAACAACTGGAACACCCGCTGTCATTCACAGTCAGTCTGGTTCAAAACGCAGTGAATATGATTACAGACAGTTATATGAGATCGGCCATAGATTATTTTGAAGTAACAAGAGCAAGGCCTTCTCTTGCGGCAACCCTGTTGGTCACAACTTGGTCTAGGCTATCTTTCCACACTACAGACTTTGGATGGGGAGAGCCCATTTTTTCTGGGCCGGTTGCTTTGCCTGAGAAGGAAGTAattcttttcctctctcatgGGACAGAGAGAAAAAGCATAAATGTTCTTCTAGGTTTGCCGGCTTCTACTATGAAAATCTTTGAACAACTGATGCATGTTTGA
- the LOC122280411 gene encoding omega-hydroxypalmitate O-feruloyl transferase-like isoform X1 — protein MNLKVCLPMENAGNSSFQLRVKQEEPTLVTPAEETEKHLYFLSNLDQNIAVAVRTIYCFKSDGKGNEEAAKVIKEALSKVLVHYYPLAGRLTISSEGKLIVDCTGEGAVFVEAEADCRIEEIGGNTKPDPITLGKLVYDIPGAKNILEIPPLVVQVTKFKCGGFVLGLCMNHCMFDGISAMEFVNSWGETARGLSLNIPPFLDRSILKSRNPPKIESQHHEFAEIEDISDTNKVYKEEMLYSSFCFDPEQLKQLKEKAMEDGVLDKCTTFEALTAFVWRARTQSLRMQPDQKTKLLFAVDGRSRFEPPLPKGYSGNGIVLTNAICSAGEQLEHPLSFTVSLVQNAVNMITDSYMRSAIDYFEVTRARPSLAATLLVTTWSRLSFHTTDFGWGEPIFSGPVALPEKEVILFLSHGTERKSINVLLGLPASTMKIFEQLMHV, from the exons ATG AATCTAAAAGTCTGTCTTCCGATGGAGAATGCTGGTAATAGCTCCTTTCAACTTCGTGTAAAGCAAGAAGAACCAACTCTGGTTACTCCTGCAGAGGAAACAGAGAAGCATCTGTACTTCCTCTCAAACCTGGACCAGAACATTGCAGTTGCAGTACGTACTATCTACTGCTTCAAATCAGATGGTAAGGGCAACGAGGAAGCTGCGAAAGTAATAAAGGAAGCCTTGTCAAAGGTTCTTGTTCACTACTACCCACTTGCGGGGCGGTTAACAATCAGCTCAGAAGGAAAGCTGATAGTGGATTGCACGGGGGAGGGTGCTGTTTTTGTTGAAGCCGAAGCAGACTGTAGAATAGAGGAGATTGGAGGCAATACAAAGCCTGATCCAATAACTCTTGGAAAGCTGGTTTATGACATTCCTGGTGCAAAGAACATACTTGAAATACCTCCTCTTGTGGTTCAG GTGACAAAGTTCAAATGTGGAGGTTTTGTTCTTGGGCTATGCATGAACCATTGTATGTTTGATGGAATTAGTGCCATGGAATTTGTGAACTCATGGGGTGAAACTGCAAGGGGCTTGTCCCTAAACATCCCGCCGTTTCTTGATAGAAGCATACTCAAATCCCGAAACCCACCAAAGATAGAGTCTCAGCACCATGAATTTGCCGAGATTGAAGATATATCAGACACCAACAAAGTTTACAAAGAAGAAATGCTTTATAGTTCCTTCTGTTTTGACCCCGAACAGCTTAAACAACTCAAGGAAAAAGCCATGGAAGATGGGGTTCTAGACAAGTGCACAACATTTGAAGCCCTTACAGCTTTCGTCTGGAGGGCTCGAACTCAATCATTAAGAATGCAACCAGATCAAAAGACAAAGCTTCTCTTTGCTGTTGATGGGCGGTCTAGATTTGAGCCTCCATTACCAAAAGGGTACTCTGGCAATGGGATTGTGTTAACTAATGCAATATGTAGTGCAGGTGAACAACTGGAACACCCGCTGTCATTCACAGTCAGTCTGGTTCAAAACGCAGTGAATATGATTACAGACAGTTATATGAGATCGGCCATAGATTATTTTGAAGTAACAAGAGCAAGGCCTTCTCTTGCGGCAACCCTGTTGGTCACAACTTGGTCTAGGCTATCTTTCCACACTACAGACTTTGGATGGGGAGAGCCCATTTTTTCTGGGCCGGTTGCTTTGCCTGAGAAGGAAGTAattcttttcctctctcatgGGACAGAGAGAAAAAGCATAAATGTTCTTCTAGGTTTGCCGGCTTCTACTATGAAAATCTTTGAACAACTGATGCATGTTTGA